Part of the Anaerolineales bacterium genome, CTGGCAGCGGACCTCCGGACTGTCCAAGGCAATCCTTGGCCTGGCTGGCCTGCGAGCACGACCGATCGAGGGCAGCTGAGGCGGAGCTGCGTGCACCGGTGTTTGGCCGGCGCGGCGTTAACGCCGCGCAGACGGGCTTGTACTATTCTATCCTCAGGAAGCCAATCCCTTGTAGGAACGGCCTGCGGGCCGTATACTACTATTTCGACCGAGGCAAGCCGCAATGCCCTTGTATGTGTACCGCTGTGAAAGCTGCGGGCTGCAGTTCGACCAGACTCAGCGGTTTTCCGATTCCCCTTTGACAATCTGTCCCGAGTGCGGCGAGGAGTCGCTACGCAAGCTCTATCAGCCGGTGGGCATCGTGTTCAAAGGCTCCGGCTTCTACGCTACCGACCATCGGTCTCCTTCGGGACAGGCTTCTAACTCCAAGAAGGCTGAGAAGTCGGAATCCAGCGACACCTCCCCGAAGAAGGAAACCCCCGCCGAGGAGGCCTGACCACCGGGAATCACTGCGCACATCCTGGCCGATAGCCGGCGCAGGCGCAATTCACACTGGCAATTGAATCGAACGGCCTGGCCGCCCACGCCAGGCTGTTTGCATCTGCGGGCGCCACGGCGGAACGCCGGCGGCAGCCTCGTGCGTGAGGCGGAACGCAAATGGGGCCTAAGCACTACCCAGGCCCCGCAGCTTACGTCTCGCGAGCCGCTGCCGCCCGGGAGATTCCCGGCCTTACATCTGGAACCCACCTCCGGCCTGCACCACACGGTACTCGAGATTCGTCACGTACTCCAGCAACTTCTCCCGCAGCGTCTCCCAGACTTCGCCAGAGAGCGCCTGATCCATCGTCTGGCGATCGGGGGCCACCCCACCGGTCAGGATCTGCGGGCGCTGACCGTAGGTGGTGTACCAGGCCTCTGTCGGCTGGATTCCCAGCCGCTGCATCCCAGGGACGAAGTCTCGCACGACGAACTCGAAGTACTCCTGTTCGCGCCCGGGAAGGATGTCCCACGTCATCAACAGCTTGACCACGTTCTGCCCTTTGTCTTCGGCACCACCGCCCCTGAGGGCTGGCTAGCCGGATCGCTCCAGCACAATGACCTGTGTGTCCTCGCCCAGCCCGCTCTTGGTGACCTTGAGCACCGGTGTGCCTTGAACGGACGTCAGCCCCATTTCCGACAAGAATCGATCCAGGGTCGCAAGCTTTGCCGACTCCGGCCCGGTCTTGAAGTGCATCGGAACGACGATCGAGGGTTCGATCAGGCTAATGACCTCTGCCGCCTGACCCGGCTCCATGCCCCCTCCACCGCCAACCGGTACCAGGGCGATATTCACCGGACCCAGATCCTCGATCTGAGCCTGGCTCGGGACATACGCCAGATCCCCAAGATGAGCGACTGAGACGGTTTCAAAGTCGAAGACAAAGATCGTGTTCGGGCGGGACTCGCTGCTGCGCGGTCCCTTGGCCTCCATGCGGATCCCGGCGATGAACACGCCCCCGATCTCGTACTCTCCCGGACCCCGGATCACCCGGCGCTCGCCTTTGACCGTCTGGGTGCTGTTGTGTCCGGGCGCATCGTGACTCACGGTGACGATATCCGCCTTGAGCTTGGGCACAGGCAGTCCTACGGTCGAGTCAAAGGGGTCTGTGACCACGGTCGCCAGACCGCGCTCAGACAAGCGGAAGCAGGAAAGTCCGTGCCAAACGATCTCCACGTCGCCTCCTGGCCGGGGGATTGCCCATTATACCTGAGGCAGCCTGCGTGCCGGCTGCGGTCAGGCTTCTTCGGTGGCGCTTGGCAGCCCGGCCCGGGCCTCGACCTGAGCCGGCGGCTCGAGGACACTGGTCGCCAGGCCGGCCTCCTGCAGGCGTCGGGCCGAGGGCAGCAAGCGCCGCTCCAAGGAACCGATGGCCTGGTTGTAGGCCTCGGCCGCACGGTTGAGGCTCTTGCCGACGTCCGCCAGGTGGTCGACGAAGGTCTCCAGACGCTTGTACAGCTCCTGGCCCTGCAGGGCGATCGCCCGGGCGTTGTCGGCGACCTGGGCTTGCTGCCACCCGTAAGCCACCGCCTTGAGCAGCGCCAACAGCGTGACCGGTGATGCCACCAGGACGTGCTGCTGGATTGCATCTTCCAGCAGCGCCGGGTCGTTCTCGAAAGCGGCGGCCAGACAGGCCTCATTGGGGACAAACATCACGACGAAATCCGGCGTGCGCTCGAACTGCTCCCAGTAGCGCCGCTGGCCCAGTTCCCGGATGCGGGCCTTCATCGCTCGGGCGTGCTCAATCAGCTTGGACCGCCTTGTTTCTTCGTCGACGGCCTCGATTGACTCCAGATAGGCGTTCAAGGGCACCTTGGCGTCGACGGGGACCACACCCTGGTTGGACAGGTAGACAATCATGTCCGGCCGGCCCAGGTCGCCGCTGAACTGCTCCTCAAAATCGACGTGGTGCACGAGGTCGGCCAGCTCGACGACGCGTCGCAGCGTCACCTCGCCCCAGCGGCCTCGTACGGATGGCGATTTGAGGGCTTGGGCCAGGGTCAGCGTGGTGGTCTGCAGGGCGGTCTGGGCGCTGGCCAGCTGGCGCACCTGCTCCTGCAACCCGTAGTAGGCGCCTTCCCGTTTCTGCTCGAGCTCGCGCAGGTGGGTATCGAGGGACTGCAAGTTGGCGCGCAGCGGCTCCACCAGGCCGTGCATCTCTGAGCGGTTCAGTGCCAGATCGCCCTCCACTTGGCGGATCACAGCTTCGCTCTGGTCGCGAGCCCGCCGAAGCAGCTCGTCGGAGGTCAGCTGCAGCGCGTGCGAAGCAAGGGAGTCAAAGGCCTCGCGCAGCTTGGACTCGGATTGCTGCATCCAAGCCAGCTTCTCCTGATCGGCGCGCCGCTCGGCCTGCAGCTGCGCCAGCTGGATCTGGGCGCGGTCGGAAGCCGACCGCATCCGCACGATGGCTGCCAAGTAGCCCAGCACCGCTCCCAACAGCAGGCACACCCCTCCGACCAGAAAACCGGCCCACAAGTCCATCTCGCCTCCCGTCTGGGATCCGGACGCACGCGCTCCATCTTCCCGCGAAAGCCGGCCTGCCGCAATCGCCTACACAAGGGAGGGCGCCGGCAGGTGTATCGCTTTCGACCGGATACACAGGTAGAATCGCCTGTCGATACGAACGGAGACCCTTCCAGGCCCCCAATGCCCATCTCCCATCGAGTACTTGGTCAAGCTGGTGAGGGAAGCATGCCCGGGGACAAGTGAAGGCAACTGATGAGTCTCTCCATCGAAACCAGAGGCCTGTCCAAGTCGTTCGGGACGGTCGCCGCAGTTGAAGCGGTCAACCTGAGCATCCATCAGGGGGAGCTCTACGGCTTCCTGGGTTTAAACGGCGCAGGGAAGACCACCACCATTCGCGCCTTGCTCGGCATGATCCGGCCCACCCGGGGATCGGTGCGTGTGCTGGGGGAGCCGATCGGCCCCGGCGGGCGGGGACCCTGGAGGCGGGTCGGCCATCTGGTGGAGACGCCCGCTGCCTACCCTGAGTTGACCGTGCGGGAGAACCTTGAGATTGCGCGACGCCTGCATGCGATCTCTGACGCTGGCTGCGTGCCGCGTGCGATCGAGCGGCTCGACCTGGGCCGCTTCGCCGACCGCAAGGCCGGGTCACTCTCCACCGGCAGCCTGCAGCGACTCGCCCTGGCCCGCGCCCTGCTCCACGATCCCCAGGTCCTGATCCTCGATGAGCCGGCCAATGGCCTGGATCCCGCCGGGGTGGTCGAGATCCGCCACCTGCTGTCGCACCTGGCTCTTGAGAAGGGCGTGACCGTCTTCATGTCGAGTCACATCCTGTCGGAGGTGGACCGGCTTGCGACTCGCATCGGGATCATCCATCGAGGTCGGTTGCTGGAGGAGATAGAAGCTCATCAGCTCCGCGCTTCCGCTGAGTTGCGGGTGCAAGTCAGGCCGGACGCTGTGGCCCTTGCCATCATGGCGCTCTCCCGGTCCGGACTGCACGCTACGGTCGACGAGATCGAAGGCACCCTGACCTTGATGGACGAACGGGCTGTGGGTTCTCCGGAGAAGGTCTCCACCCTGCTGGTCAACGCCGGTG contains:
- a CDS encoding MBL fold metallo-hydrolase; this translates as MEIVWHGLSCFRLSERGLATVVTDPFDSTVGLPVPKLKADIVTVSHDAPGHNSTQTVKGERRVIRGPGEYEIGGVFIAGIRMEAKGPRSSESRPNTIFVFDFETVSVAHLGDLAYVPSQAQIEDLGPVNIALVPVGGGGGMEPGQAAEVISLIEPSIVVPMHFKTGPESAKLATLDRFLSEMGLTSVQGTPVLKVTKSGLGEDTQVIVLERSG
- the rmuC gene encoding DNA recombination protein RmuC, producing the protein MDLWAGFLVGGVCLLLGAVLGYLAAIVRMRSASDRAQIQLAQLQAERRADQEKLAWMQQSESKLREAFDSLASHALQLTSDELLRRARDQSEAVIRQVEGDLALNRSEMHGLVEPLRANLQSLDTHLRELEQKREGAYYGLQEQVRQLASAQTALQTTTLTLAQALKSPSVRGRWGEVTLRRVVELADLVHHVDFEEQFSGDLGRPDMIVYLSNQGVVPVDAKVPLNAYLESIEAVDEETRRSKLIEHARAMKARIRELGQRRYWEQFERTPDFVVMFVPNEACLAAAFENDPALLEDAIQQHVLVASPVTLLALLKAVAYGWQQAQVADNARAIALQGQELYKRLETFVDHLADVGKSLNRAAEAYNQAIGSLERRLLPSARRLQEAGLATSVLEPPAQVEARAGLPSATEEA
- a CDS encoding zinc ribbon domain-containing protein; protein product: MPLYVYRCESCGLQFDQTQRFSDSPLTICPECGEESLRKLYQPVGIVFKGSGFYATDHRSPSGQASNSKKAEKSESSDTSPKKETPAEEA
- a CDS encoding ABC transporter ATP-binding protein translates to MSLSIETRGLSKSFGTVAAVEAVNLSIHQGELYGFLGLNGAGKTTTIRALLGMIRPTRGSVRVLGEPIGPGGRGPWRRVGHLVETPAAYPELTVRENLEIARRLHAISDAGCVPRAIERLDLGRFADRKAGSLSTGSLQRLALARALLHDPQVLILDEPANGLDPAGVVEIRHLLSHLALEKGVTVFMSSHILSEVDRLATRIGIIHRGRLLEEIEAHQLRASAELRVQVRPDAVALAIMALSRSGLHATVDEIEGTLTLMDERAVGSPEKVSTLLVNAGAPPIRLGVEQETLEDHFLRLTGGRL